A DNA window from Plasmodium brasilianum strain Bolivian I chromosome 12, whole genome shotgun sequence contains the following coding sequences:
- a CDS encoding 1-deoxy-D-xylulose 5-phosphate synthase: MFISVTLYLSHILLVLTCINLNSASSKNEANKNIIYLKKLSKITRKKSSLCSTCQNSFPSIFSIASYDIHSRQQPVEVNNVNRAHKRACSSSSSSNNNSNSNNNNSNNRNSNNRNTNDRNTNDRNTNDRNTNDRNSNNRNSNNRNNNSSDSLNRKGERGSSVRAEETFNKKEITKNLNESTYDCDTVDTHYCERNFIPKEVNIKRTSNSNLLFINYFNLKYLRKCFFKKKDFIFSKNEKYYIHKKHRSNSSYSNSTNVGNNLFIDNQKDRLITTYSSKKNIDGSSVSSVLEHETNSNNKKINLDVYFDMINSYIKIEEYKNKYSKEIYSEIIKLYVERDIPEDYEKLFFSQDIIKKSVIFDIDKYDEPQFEKLLQEEFRNNGVFINNIDKKYYNKENILRMKKVLNYLPLLKLINNPSDLKKLKSKYLPLLAHELKIFLYFIVNITGGHFSAGLSLLEMQLLLLYLFDQPYDHVIYDIGHQAYVHKILTGRKLLFFSLRKKKGICGFLSIFESTYDKFGAGHSSTSLSAIQGLYEADWQVNGKEERGDVQVGKKLSADVGSSVSSSLGSISDEEMKTCGAENANDLNNLIKNLSPGRNNSEDFMNRMHIAIIGDGGLTGGMALEALNYISFLNSKVLIIYNDNGQVSLPTNALSISGNRPIGSLSDHLHSFISNKYSNKDNIARLESGNNIFENLNYDYIGVIDGNNTEELLKVLMDIKKNKIKKATVLHIRTNKSNEFINSRSPINIMHSIKINEIFPFDLNLLNDPASNNMHSSYTSVPSKLEGKKIDKNKNSKEEEKCTYSAENCMQMEKGESKDKNRNEFSNDIINYEEMFSKETFTDIYTEEMLKYLKKNEKKIIFISPAMLGGSGLVKISKNYANNVYDVGIAEQHAVTFAASMAMNRNLSVHLSIYSTFLQRAYDQIIHDLNLQKIPITVIIGRSGLIGEDGATHQGIYDLTFLGSLSNAIIISPSNSIDLKKALKLSYLNREDSLYIRLPRINSLSNNYMKKYFHIDVEKEEASLDSLNVRSAFFGKSRIIKLSTEDNDKNGSTRRTEEKKKKKISIFNMGSMLFNVVNAVKEIEQDKYFFENFSFSIIDMIFLNPLDKDIIDYLVKHNKHHCLITYEDNTIGGFSTHFNNYIIQKNYISTYNMAVHNIYIPNTPIEHATYKEQQIDAGMDRRNLALRIKDYLKSNIL; this comes from the coding sequence ATGTTCATATCAGTAACTCTTTACCTGTCCCACATCTTACTAGTTTTAACATGCATTAATTTGAATAGTGCAAGTAGTAAAAATGaggcaaataaaaatataatttacttaaaaaaattaagtaagaTAACAAGAAAGAAGAGCAGTTTATGTAGTACTTGTCAGAATTCGTTTCCTTCCATTTTTAGTATTGCGAGTTATGATATTCACAGTAGGCAGCAGCCGGTTGAGGTGAACAATGTGAATAGGGCTCACAAAAGGGCAtgcagtagtagtagcagcagcaataacaatagcaacagcaataacaataacagtaacaacaGAAACAGTAACAACAGAAACACTAACGACAGAAACACTAACGACAGAAACACTAACGACAGAAACACTAACGACAGAAACAGTAACAACAGAAACAGTAACAACAGaaacaataatagtagtgATTCCCTCAATAGAAAGGGAGAAAGAGGAAGCTCTGTACGTGCAGAGgaaacatttaataaaaaggaaattacaaaaaatttaaatgaatccACTTACGACTGTGATACGGTGGACACGCATTATTGCGAACGTAACTTCATCCCTAAGGAAGTTAATATAAAACGTACAAGTAACTCGAatctattatttataaattattttaatttaaaatatttgaggaaatgcttttttaaaaaaaaagacttcATATTCAGTAAGAATGAAAAGTATTACATCCATAAGAAGCATAGAAGTAATAGTAGTTACTCGAATAGTACTAATGTAGGGAACAACTTATTCATAGATAATCAGAAGGACAGATTAATTACAACTTATAGTAGCAAGAAGAACATAGATGGTAGCTCTGTGAGCTCTGTGTTAGAACATGAAACAAACtcaaataataagaaaataaatttggaTGTATATTTCGATATGATCAacagttatataaaaattgaggagtacaaaaataagtatagtaaagaaatatacagtgaaataataaaactgtATGTAGAGAGGGATATACCTGAAGATTATGAAaagctatttttttctcaagatattattaaaaagagtGTTATATTTGATATAGACAAATATGATGAACCACAATTCGAAAAATTGCTTCAGGAAGAATTTAGGAATAATGGAGtgttcataaataatatagataaaaaatattataacaaagaaaatatattaagaatgaaaaaagtattaaattatttacctttactaaaattaattaataatccTTCTGATttgaaaaagttaaaaagtaaatatttaccTTTGCTAGCACATGAACTAAAAAtctttctttatttcatAGTAAATATAACAGGAGGACATTTCTCGGCAGGCTTAAGTTTACTAGAAATGCAGTTGTTGTTGTTATACCTATTTGATCAACCGTATGATCatgtaatatatgatataggCCATCAGGCctatgtacataaaattttaacagggagaaaactattatttttttcattaagaaagaaaaaaggtaTTTGTGGTTTTCTAAGCATTTTTGAAAGCACTTATGACAAGTTTGGTGCTGGTCATAGTTCCACTTCGTTAAGCGCAATTCAGGGTTTGTATGAGGCCGACTGGCAAGTAAATGGTAAAGAAGAGAGGGGAGATGTACAGGTTGGAAAGAAGTTAAGCGCGGATGTGGGCAGCAGTGTAAGTAGCAGTCTAGGCAGCATTTCAGATGAAGAAATGAAAACCTGTGGGGCAGAAAATGCGAATGACCTGaacaatttaataaaaaacttGAGCCCAGGGAGAAACAATTCGGAGGATTTTATGAACAGAATGCACATTGCAATAATTGGTGATGGAGGGTTAACAGGCGGTATGGCACTAGAAGCTTTAAAttacatttcatttttaaattcgaaagttttaataatttacaatGACAATGGTCAGGTTTCTCTACCTACAAATGCATTAAGTATATCAGGAAACAGACCGATAGGTTCCTTGTCTGATCATTTACATAGttttatttctaataaatattcaaataaagataatataGCTAGGTTAGAAAGCGGaaacaatatatttgaaaatttgaaCTATGATTATATTGGAGTGATAGATGGAAATAATACAGAAGAATTACTCAAAGTCTTGatggatataaaaaaaaataaaattaaaaaagctACGGTATTACATATCCGTACAAACAAATCAAATGAGTTCATTAATTCGAGGAGtccaataaatataatgcatTCAATAAAGATTAACGAAATTTTCCCTTTTGATTTGAATCTGTTAAATGATCCAGCTTCTAACAATATGCATAGTTCGTATACTTCAGTCCCCTCAAAGctagaaggaaaaaaaatcgataaaaataaaaactctaaggaagaagaaaaatgtacatatagtGCCGAAAACTGCATGCAAATGGAAAAGGGGGAAagtaaagataaaaatagaaacGAATTTTCAAATgacataataaattatgaagaaaTGTTTTCTAAAGAAACTTTTAcggatatatatacagaagaaatgttaaaatatttaaaaaaaaatgaaaaaaagataatctTTATATCCCCTGCTATGTTAGGTGGCTCAGGATTAGTTAAAATTAGTAAGAATTATGCGAATAATGTGTATGATGTAGGAATAGCTGAACAACATGCAGTTACATTTGCAGCTTCCATGGCAATGAATAGAAACTTGAGTGTTCATTTATCCATTTACTCAACATTTTTACAAAGAGCTTATGATCAAATTATACATGATTTGAATCTACAAAAAATACCTATAACTGTTATTATAGGTAGAAGTGGTTTAATAGGTGAAGATGGGGCAACACACCAAGGTATTTATGATTTAACTTTCCTTGGATCATTAAGTAATGCCATTATTATATCACCTAGTAATAGTATAGACTTAAAAAAGGCTTTAAAACTTAGCTACTTGAATAGAGAGGATTCTCTATACATCCGTTTACCCAGAATAAATTCGTTAAGTAACAATTACATGAAGAAATATTTCCACATAGACGTTGAAAAAGAGGAAGCATCGCTTGACAGTCTCAACGTTAGGAGTgctttttttggaaaatctagaattattaaattaagcACAGAggataatgataaaaatggcAGTACAAGAAGAACtgaggaaaagaaaaaaaagaaaattagtatttttaatatggGTAGTATGTTATTCAATGTTGTTAATGCAGTTAAAGAGATAGAACaagataaatatttctttgaaaatttttccttttcaattATTGATATGATCTTTTTGAATCCTTTAGATAAAGATATTATAGATTACCTagtaaaacataataaacaCCATTGTCTTATTACATATGAAGACAATACCATAGGTGGGTTTTCAacacattttaataattacataatacaaaagaattatatttctaCTTATAATATGGCagttcataatatttatataccgAATACTCCAATAGAACATGCAACTTACAAAGAACAGCAGATAGATGCCGGAATGGACAGGAGGAATCTCGCTCTTAGAATAAAGGACTACTTGAAAAGcaatatattgtaa
- a CDS encoding mitochondrial intermediate peptidase gives MHSMLCSLVVLKCRRSKSKKIFSRRYFLFDIISSKKRGISKIFDKINLKYFVNNEGKHITQENGDRLQNIGAYNTTHIALHNAQNKDISYGTPAHLGKCSPNIDLLKDDDVYEIDKILRHVKEKKEKCGNIKEKGEEGYLLELIGITGNGNDIVESSTVCIRSCEDILNKMCKEKDIFKIINMVDTVSNNLCKLGDALELLRNLHNNKSVISRAHEALEKLTSYIDKINIDQSVYKFLKKKYNENANILDHEHREVLRNMILSMENQGVHIKDKKKKKEYLELQYQEKNLSFQASSNFNSEYDGCYIEKNKISPYISEHIIKQYEQTVMHFVKNNKIKMNKQYSMDKYIYLLQDSSFVMTILEKVNDEQVTNQVYALLKKPNKLFLNNILVLQYYRNMLIRFRNFKTYNEYSLIHCILNTPAKVSFFLSNFLDKIIPCFFKELQFIERYINTVACKADNKGGNISKEEIDYSNVVFPTSRNNSSNDKIGYNYSDRMIAKLTPANIFYYMNEIKKVKLKKIEEQMNKHLSLYDVIKFVITLLRDTYSLEMVNIMPLYNELWDDSIIKFEIKKGNYIYGHIYMDLFERENKSHSIAQYTVRCSKNMNACLKYKWFARNAEQCPYFYSGIVRDHVSRSVTQNVGSNVDSKAGNSTENDADYNAHRNADNVSEEDIHAPNNTLEEEQKDESRNETKRRVVELCDSSTEDGRTINPSATNNGNSRNSGKCPIHSTSNYRQTTSTFLVCNFNVNLNDTEYGYADMNSPQDTIFVNSKIAYFLEKIKMSIDKVSMFLHEFGHTLHCILSSTYLQHLSGNRSGVDFSEFSSHFFEEYLNSYDALLLLYSKNKEEKDNMKILIHDYIKNKNIICYYSLVQVTIQSIIDQIFYSISHNSNSITERKQLIENEINAYFLGMNYKGIFILDLFPQIHFSKTTHLIHYPSNYYSYLYCSVLAKYVWNRTFKNNIYNKDKAKKIVQFLQGGSVDSSLKNIISLVENDKAKIEHYTQNPHQIPLDDFFQYYEGDNKESKYYTFLQSL, from the exons ATGCATTCCATGTTGTGCTCTTTGGTCGTCTTAAAATGTAGAAGGagcaaaagcaaaaaaatattttctaggCGATATTTTCTCTTCGATATAATTAGCagtaaaaaaagaggaatttCCAAAATATTCGATAAAATTAatctaaaatattttgtaaataatgaGGGTAAGCACATAACACAAGAAAATGGTGATAGATTGCAAAACATCGGGGCATATAACACTACACATATTGCACTACATAACGCACAGAATAAAGACATCTCTTATGGAACACCCGCTCACCTTGGCAAGTGCTCCCCAAACATAGACTTATTAAAAGACGATGATGTTTACGaaattgataaaattttACGGCATGTtaaggagaaaaaagaaaaatgcggaaatataaaagaaaagggTGAGGAGGGATATCTCCTAGAATTAATTGGAATAACAGGCAATGGAAATGACATCGTCGAATCTAGTACCGTATGTATACGTTCATGTgaagatatattaaataaaatgtgcaaagaaaaagatatttttaaaattataaatatggtAGATACGgtttcaaataatttatgcaAACTGGGTGATGCATTAGAATTGTTGAGAAATTTGCATAATAATAAGAGTGTTATTTCAAGAGCACATGAGgcattagaaaaattaactaGCTATAttgacaaaataaatattgatCAAAgtgtttataaatttttaaaaaagaaatataatgaaaatgcaaatatattagaTCATGAGCATAGAGAAGTGCTACGCAATATGATTCTTTCTATGGAGAATCAAGGTGTtcatataaaagataaaaaaaaaaaaaaagaatatttagaATTACAATATCAGGAAAAGAATCTTTCTTTTCAGGCCTCCTCAAATTTTAATTCTGAATACGATGGATGTTATattgagaaaaataaaatttcacCATATATTAGTGAACACATCATTAAACAGTATGAACAAACAGTTATgcattttgttaaaaataataaaataaaaatgaataaacaatACTCTATggacaaatatatatatttattacaagACAGTTCCTTCGTTATGACAATATTAGAAAAAGTCAATGATGAGCAAGTAACAAATCAGGTATATGCCCTACTCAAAAAACccaataaattatttctaaaCAATATATTAGTTCTTCAGTATTATCGAAATATGTTAATACGTTTTAGAAATTTTAAGACTTATAATGAATATTCCTTAATACACTGTATATTGAATACACCAGCAAAGGTAAGTTTCTttttatctaattttttagataaaattattccatgcttttttaaagaattgcAGTTTATAGAGAGATACATAAATACAGTAGCTTGTAAAGCGGATAACAAAGGTGGGAATATATCGAAGGAGGAGATCGACTACAGCAACGTCGTCTTTCCCACTAGTAgaaataatagtagtaatgaTAAAATTGGCTACAATTATTCGGACCGGATGATAGCCAAATTAACCCcagcaaatatattttactacatGAACGAAATCAAAAAggtaaaactaaaaaaaatagaagaacaGATGAACAAACATTTGAGCTTATATGATGTTATAAAGTTCGTCATTACTCTTTTGAGAGACACTTATTCATTAGAAATGGTTAATATTATGCCCCTATATAATGAACTGTGGGATGATAGcattataaaatttgaaataaaaaaaggaaactatatatatggacatatatatatggactTGTTTGAGAGAGAAAATAAGAGCCATTCGATTGCTCAGTACACTGTACGGTGTTCAAAGAATATGAACGCTTGCTTGAAATATAAATGGTTTGCACGAAATGCTGAGCAGTGTCCGTACTTTTACTCGGGAATTGTTAGAGATCATGTTAGTCGTAGTGTTACTCAAAATGTTGGCAGTAATGTTGACTCTAAAGCTGGAAATAGTACTGAAAATGATGCTGACTATAATGCGCACCGTAATGCTGATAATGTGAGCGAGGAGGATATACATGCTCCTAATAATACCCTGGAAGAGGAGCAAAAAGACGAATCAAGGAATGAGACAAAGAGAAGGGTAGTGGAATTATGTGATAGCAGCACAGAGGACGGTCGCACCATCAACCCAAGTGCTACTAATAACGGCAACTCGAGGAATAGTGGGAAATGCCCTATCCACAGCACGTCGAATTATAGGCAAACAACTTCAACTTTTTTGGTTTGCAATTTTAACGTAAATTTGAACGACACTGAGTATGGATATGCCGATATGAACAGCCCCCAAGATaccatttttgtaaattcaaaaatagcatattttttagaaaaaataaaaatgtctATAGATAAAGTTAGTATGTTTCTGCATGAATTCGGTCATACGTTACACTGCATATTGAGCTCCACTTATTTACAGCATTTATCAGGAAATAGAAGTGGTGTAGATTTTTCCGAATTTTCGTCTCATTTTTTtgaagaatatttaaatagtTATGATGCgttgttactattatatagtaaaaataaagaagaaaaggataatatgaaaattttgatacatgattacataaaaaataaaaatattatctgTTATTATTCACTTGTTCAAGTTACAATTCAGTCTATAATTgatcaaatattttattccatATCTCATAATTCAAATTCTATTACTGAACGGAAACAATTGatagaaaatgaaataaatgcTTATTTTTTAGGAATGAATTACAAaggcatttttattttagattTATTCCCACAAatacatttttcaaaaacaaCGCACTTAATTCATTATCCTTCAAATTATTACTCATACTTATATTGCTCTGTATTAGCTAAATATGTATGGAATAGAAcattcaaaaataatatatacaataaggATAAAGCTAAAAAAATTGTGCAATTCTTACAAGgg GGTTCAGTTGATTCGAgcttaaaaaatatcatatctTTAGTGGAAAATGACAAGGCTAAAATTGAACACTATACACAAAATCCTCACCAAATCCCATTGGACGATTTTTTCCAATATTACGAAGGTGATAATAAAGAGAGCAAATACTACACATTTTTGCAGTCCctataa
- a CDS encoding tryptophan--tRNA ligase: protein MDKLKTVYVDSAFSIIKGALCIILQIPTSRTTESIKRKPNNLGILTVNRIAVEPTINQYDDIKKLIRNKIQEEVPFYNYCIDRRFAEKFYGDCIYDNFGLAKDINEINLIILEEWNINCNRNRVLKHTGLIKDIEVSKFKYLNNKESLEVHFSVNPKYTFEELSAIYKDERGLHNFLLCPVMKVNTSSTNEDNNGVGATDKCGVIGVNGVTAANAINGLNNLNESSAHISVEEIFPKNKVLPPSGVENINFDRSKEVTPWDVNISEEGINYSKLIKDFGCSNITENHIKRIEQLTNKKAHHFIRRGIFFSHRDLDFLLNYYEKNKCFYIYTGRGPSSLSMHLGHLIPFYFCKYLQDAFNVPLVIQISDDEKFLFNQNYSLEYINKLAYENVKDIIAVGLNPDLTFIFKNTEYAGNLYPTVLLIHKKTTLNQSMNVFGFNHSDNIGKISYPSFQIAPCFSQCFPNFLGKNIPCLVPQGIDQDPYFRLSRDIAVKLALHKPVVVHSVFMPGLHGVNSKMSSTKKKKDEKGNINNSSNKGSNNSNNNNSTNSITNNPKEEQHNNSVIFLTDSPEQVRNKINKYAFSGGGATIEEHRQKGANLDKDISYQYLRYLLDDDDQLNEIGEKYKKGEMLSGEIKKILIDVLTDLIQKHQQRRASLKDEEILNFFNDNKPALRKFKDM, encoded by the exons ATGGATAAACTAAAAACAGTGTATGTGGACTCTGCATTTAGCATAATTAAAGGGGCTTTATGTATCATTTTGCAGATTCCCACAAGCAGAACAACTGAAAGCATAAAAAGGAAG CCAAACAACTTGGGCATACTGACAGTAAATCGTATCGCAGTAGAACCAACAATAAATCAGTACGATGACATAAAAAAGcttataagaaataaaattcagGAAGAGGTGCCTTTTTACAATTACTGCATCGATCGAAGGTTTGCGGAAAAGTTTTATGGGGATTGTATTTACGATAATTTCGGATTAGCAAAGGATATCAacgaaataaatttaataattttagaagAGTGGAATATCAATTGTAATAGAAATAGAGTTTTAAAGCATACAGGATTGATAAAAGATATTGAAGTaagtaaatttaaatatttgaataataaGGAATCGTTGGAAGTGCATTTTTCTGTTAATCCGAAGTATACATTTGAAGAGTTAAGTGCCATTTACAAAGATGAGAGAGGACTACACAATTTTTTGTTGTGCCCTGTGATGAAGGTAAATACTAGTTCTACGAATGAGGATAATAATGGAGTAGGAGCAACGGATAAGTGTGGGGTGATTGGTGTGAATGGGGTAACTGCCGCGAATGCCATAAATGGCTTGAATAATTTGAACGAATCCTCCGCGCATATAAGTGTAGAGGAGATTTTTCCGAAAAATAAAGTGCTACCCCCATCAGGTGTCgagaatataaattttgataGATCTAAGGAGGTTACACCTTGGGACGTAAATATAAGTGAAGAAGGGATAAATTATAGCAAACTGATAAAGGACTTTGGGTGTTCAAATATTACAGAAAatcatattaaaagaattgaACAGTTAACTAATAAAAAAGCACATCATTTTATTAGAagaggaattttttttagtcATAGAGATTTAGATttcttattaaattattatgaaaagaataaatgcttttacatatatactggTAGAGGTCCTTCCTCTTTATCTATGCATTTAGGTCATTTAataccattttatttttgtaaatatttacaagATGCATTTAATGTTCCTTTGGTTATACAAATCTCAGatgatgaaaaatttttatttaatcaaaattattccttagaatatattaacaaactagcatatgaaaatgtaaaagatATAATAGCAGTAGGTCTAAATCCTGatttaacttttatttttaaaaatactgaATATGCAGGTAATTTATATCCTactgttttattaattcataaaaaaacaacATTAAATCAAAGCATGAATGTTTTTGGTTTTAATCATAGTGATAATATTGGAAAAATATCGTATCCGTCTTTTCAAATTGCTCCTTGTTTTTCTCAGTGCTTTCCAAATTTTTTAGGCAAAAATATACCTTGCCTAGTCCCTCAAGGGATTGATCAGGATCCCTACTTCCGACTAAGTAGAGATATTGCCGTGAAATTAGCTTTACATAAGCCCGTAGTCGTGCATTCTGTTTTTATGCCGGGTTTGCATGGAGTTAACTCCAAAATGAGCAGCacgaagaaaaagaaagacgAAAAGGGTAATATAAACAATAGTAGCAACAAGGGCAgcaataacagtaacaacaataatagcACTAATAGCATTACTAATAATCCCAAGGAGGAACAACATAATAACagtgtaatatttttaactgaTTCACCTGAACAAGtcagaaataaaattaacaaatacgCCTTCAGTGGGGGAGGTGCTACTATAGAGGAGCATAGACAAAAAGGAGCAAATTTAGATAAGGATATTTCTTATCAATATTTAAGGTACCTTCTAGATGATGATGACCAGTTAAACGAAATaggtgaaaaatataaaaaggggGAAATGCTAAGTggtgaaattaaaaaaatactcaTAGACGTTTTAACAGATTTGATACAAAAACATCAACAGAGAAGGGCATCCTTAAAAGACGaggaaattttaaatttttttaatgataataaacCGGCTCTTAGGAAATTCAAGgacatgtaa
- a CDS encoding nuclear movement protein yields MDSDVVVNEKFDFIMLNIARECGDINNLMNLFFSFLLRKTDFITNSKSIEQCEEVVLKTLRKHYKKKEEYLKKLKKEYEMMDEEKKKIYEREFNRNNKKDSITDKKKNTNLKVNKNMENGKISNDRVVDLSEEEDEMEKTKNFEGMNNNDKELNKISDKFERKKNNNNNSGSKSRSGISNCNNNNGDNKNQNSKSDDSDEEDSAPPKGNGGKTEKYTWTQTINSLDMYIDLEEKVRTKDIKLDITYKKLYVKVKNEVLIDGEFYKHIKPEDSIWTLEDNGVIHLCIEKLNGMEWWSTVIKGDAEIDVKKIVPENSRMEDLDAETRSVVEKMLYDQKQKALNLPTSDEQKKFEIFEKFKKMHPEMDFSKANINYGNSSSNNMFFGN; encoded by the coding sequence atggattcGGATGTAGTAGTAAATGAAAAGTTTGACTTtattatgttaaatataGCTAGGGAATGTGGTGATATAAACAACTTAATgaatctatttttttcctttttattaagGAAAACAGATTTTATTACAAATTCGAAAAGTATAGAACAATGTGAGGAGGTTGTGTTGAAGACTCTAAGaaaacattataaaaaaaaagaggaatatttaaagaaattaaaaaaagagtatGAAATGATGGATGAagagaagaagaaaatatatgaacgaGAATTCAATcggaataataaaaaagacagTATaactgataaaaaaaaaaatacaaatttaaaagtaaataaaaatatggaaaatggaaaaatcaGTAATGACCGAGTCGTAGATTTAAGtgaagaagaagatgaaatggaaaaaacgaaaaatttTGAGGGAATGAACAACAATGATAAAGAATTAAACAAAATCAGCGATAAATTtgaaaggaagaaaaataataacaacaatagtGGTAGTAAAAGTAGAAGCGGTATCAGTAACTGTAATAACAACAATggtgataataaaaatcaaaatagcAAGTCGGACGATTCAGATGAAGAAGACTCGGCTCCCCCCAAAGGAAATGGAGGGAAAACGGAAAAATACACGTGGACACAAACAATAAACAGCTtagatatgtatatagaTTTAGAAGAAAAGGTAAGAACAAAAGATATTAAATTAGATAttacttataaaaaattatatgtaaaagttaaaaatgaaGTACTTATTGATGGGGAATTTTACAAACATATAAAGCCTGAGGATTCTATTTGGACATTAGAAGATAATGGAGttattcatttatgtatagaaaaattaaatggaaTGGAATGGTGGTCAACTGTCATTAAAGGAGATGCAGAGAttgatgtaaaaaaaattgtaccaGAAAATTCGAGAATGGAAGACCTTGATGCTGAGACGAGATCAGTTGTAGAAAAAATGCTTTATGATCAGAAACAAAAAGCTTTAAATTTACCTACATCAGATGAACAAAAGAAATTTGAAATTTTtgagaaatttaaaaaaatgcatcCTGAGATGGATTTTTCAAAAGCGAATATTAATTATGGAAATTCCTCTTCAAATAATATGTTCTTCGGAAACTAG